A genomic stretch from Enterobacter oligotrophicus includes:
- the hofC gene encoding protein transport protein HofC: MAANQLWRWRALSIDGEPQSGTLWASDRLSAFTTLIQKELHPLVLTRCPLPHRWQPHHCYDMFRQLATLLQAGLTLSHSLGMLAQQHPLQPWQALLQSLADDLSEGCAFSEALKKWPMVFSPLYVSMVKTGELTGKLEECCRQLAQQQKSQQQLSAKVKKALRYPLIILSLATLVVLAMVTLVLPEFAAIYKTFNTPLPFLTRMVMGIATFIQAHAVALIVTLIVPVIAVYSVRRQPRWQRARHRILLRLPIMGALARGQKLGQIFTVLTLTQQAGIAFLQGLESAEETVESLYWRDTLRDIRENIAKGMPVWSSFRNAAVFTPLCIQLIRTGEVSGALDVMLANLARHHTEQTFQLADNLAALLEPLLLIVTGVIIGTLVVAMYLPIFHLGDAMSAG; encoded by the coding sequence ATGGCAGCTAATCAACTCTGGCGCTGGCGGGCATTGTCAATTGACGGGGAGCCGCAAAGCGGAACGCTTTGGGCCTCTGACCGTTTATCGGCCTTCACAACCTTAATCCAAAAAGAACTGCATCCTTTAGTGTTAACCCGCTGCCCGCTGCCCCATCGCTGGCAGCCCCATCACTGCTACGATATGTTTCGGCAGCTTGCCACGCTGCTTCAGGCGGGTCTTACCCTTTCCCACAGCCTGGGAATGCTGGCGCAGCAGCACCCTTTACAACCCTGGCAGGCCCTGCTGCAAAGTCTCGCCGATGACCTAAGTGAAGGATGCGCGTTCTCTGAAGCCTTAAAAAAATGGCCGATGGTGTTTAGCCCACTTTATGTCTCGATGGTGAAAACCGGTGAGCTGACGGGAAAGCTGGAGGAGTGTTGTCGCCAGCTCGCACAACAGCAAAAATCACAGCAGCAACTCAGTGCGAAAGTGAAAAAGGCGCTTCGCTATCCTCTGATTATTCTTTCGCTGGCAACGCTCGTCGTGCTGGCGATGGTGACGCTGGTACTGCCAGAGTTTGCCGCCATCTATAAAACATTTAATACTCCACTCCCCTTTTTGACCCGGATGGTAATGGGAATTGCAACGTTTATTCAGGCGCATGCTGTCGCTCTCATCGTCACACTGATTGTACCGGTTATCGCCGTATATAGTGTGCGACGACAGCCACGGTGGCAGCGCGCGCGTCATCGCATTTTGCTGCGCTTGCCCATAATGGGGGCACTCGCGCGTGGTCAAAAACTGGGGCAGATTTTTACCGTACTGACGCTTACGCAGCAGGCAGGTATAGCCTTTTTACAGGGGCTGGAGAGTGCAGAAGAAACTGTCGAAAGCCTGTACTGGCGAGACACCCTGCGGGATATACGGGAGAATATTGCGAAGGGTATGCCCGTCTGGTCATCTTTTCGCAACGCTGCGGTGTTTACACCACTCTGTATTCAACTGATTCGAACCGGGGAAGTCTCCGGCGCACTTGACGTAATGCTGGCAAACCTTGCCCGTCACCACACGGAGCAGACCTTTCAGTTAGCAGATAATCTGGCTGCGCTTCTGGAGCCTTTACTGCTGATTGTAACGGGGGTGATTATCGGTACGCTGGTGGTGGCAATGTATCTGCCGATTTTCCATCTGGGGGATGCGATGAGCGCGGGATAG